One part of the Alligator mississippiensis isolate rAllMis1 chromosome 3, rAllMis1, whole genome shotgun sequence genome encodes these proteins:
- the PLEKHF2 gene encoding pleckstrin homology domain-containing family F member 2, with the protein MVDRLANSEANTRRISIVENCFGAAGQPLTIPGRVLIGEGVLTKLCRKKPKARQFFLFNDILVYGNIVIQKKKYNKQHIIPLENVTIDSIQDEGDLRNGWLIKTPTKSFAVYAATATEKSEWMNHINKCVSDLLSKSGKTPSNEHAAVWVPDSEATVCMRCQKAKFTPVNRRHHCRKCGFVVCGPCSEKRFLLPSQSSKPVRICDFCYDLLSSGEMTTCHPTRSDSYSQSPKSPLNDVSDDDDDDDDSSD; encoded by the coding sequence ATGGTTGATCGCTTGGCAAACAGTGAAGCAAATACCAGACGAATAAGCATAGTAGAAAATTGTTTTGGAGCAGCTGGTCAACCTTTGACTATTCCTGGTCGTGTTCTGATTGGAGAAGGTGTGTTAACAAAGCTGTGcaggaaaaaacccaaagcaagACAGTTTTTCTTATTCAATGATATTCTTGTGTATGGAAACATTGTCATCCAGAagaaaaaatacaacaaacaaCACATAATACCATTGGAAAATGTCACTATTGATTCCATCCAAGATGAGGGGGACCTACGCAATGGGTGGCTTATCAAGACACCAACTAAGTCTTTTGCTGTTTATGCTGCCACTGCAACAGAGAAGTCTGAATGGATGAACCACATCAATAAGTGTGTGTCTGATTTGCTTTCCAAAAGTGGAAAGACTCCCAGTAATGAACATGCAGCTGTCTGGGTACCTGACTCAGAGGCCACTGTGTGTATGCGTTGTCAGAAAGCAAAATTTACACCTGTAAACCGTCGTCATCACTGTCGCAAATGTGGTTTTGTTGTTTGTGGGCCATGTTCTGAAAAGAGGTTTCTTCTCCCAAGCCAGTCCTCCAAGCCTGTACGAATTTGCGACTTCTGCTATGATCTTCTTTCTAGTGGGGAGATGACTACTTGTCATCCCACTAGATCAGACTCCTACAGCCAGTCACCTAAATCCCCTTTAAATGACGTATCTGATGATGACGACGACGATGATGACAGCAGTGATTAA